The following DNA comes from Fusarium verticillioides 7600 chromosome 9, whole genome shotgun sequence.
TTGTGAGTAGTGTCCAACTTCCTTATGGCTACACCTGGAAACTGACAATTATTCAGGAACTGCTTGTCGGATATCTCGTTCAATCCTCCTCTCTCGCCACTccgccaagaagctgtcaaggcagGTCATATCAACCAAGGTGCCAAGATTCACTTCAAGTTGAAGCAAACCGAGCCCGGCTGGTTCGCTATGGCAAGTGGCTACGGAAAGTCCCCGTGGTGTTTTGCGTTCTCTGACCACAATggcaacaccagcaagaacagTGGTACATATTGCATTGGCTTTGGCTATGGCGGGCATCTCGCAGATCCACGAGCTAGCGGAGACATCATTACAAGCTTCAAGGAACACCTCAAACCTGATGCGGACGTTGAAGCCTATCTCACCCACGACTGGATGAatgatgatcttgcgaaAGGGACCTGGAGCTGCTGGGGACCTGGCCCGGCTATGAGTCGTTGGCTCAAGGAGCTGAAAACGCCTCATGGAAGAGTTTTCTTTGCCAGCGCTGACTGggctgatggatggagaGGTTTTGTTGATGGAGCTATTGAGAGTGGGATTACAATaagttttagtattataagGTTATTATACTGGGAAAGTTCCTTATttaaactttaataatatatagtatatttaGATTTAAAAATCTAATTTTCCTTTCACTTCTATAGTATCTTCTTTGATATCTTTTACACCGTCATttatttttttctttttctcctccGCCTCTGCTTCAAGTTTCCTCCTTATCCTCTCTATATCCATTTTCTCTCGTTCTCTTATAGGCCCccacttctcctcatcttccctCTCCAATctatcttcaagcttcaggctcTCCAGTTGCTGATCCTTCCATGCCAGTTCACCTTTAGCTGCTATTGtccctctcattctctcTAACCCGGCGTTCCATATTGCCACTGACTCTGAACACTGCTGTAGAGGACGTTTATCTTCATACAACTTAGGTGGATATCCAGGAGGTGGACAGTACCTAAGATGTTCATCTTGCCTACCGTAGCAGTCCCAGATTCTTTCACCCATTGATCTGCATTCATCATTGTATCTGCAGATAACCCCACCACCCTCATTTTGCCGATTAGGGGCAACTATCATATTTTGCTTACCATGGATCTCACAGGAATTAATAAACTCCTTACCGGGCTCTCGAATGACAACTATATTATCCATTAGCATTTTGCTTATAGCGTATAGAGAAGGTGTGACTTACATGCAGTATGGGCAACCCTGTACCAAATGCAGACTTGATCACCTGGGTTGCCATGGCAAGTATATGAATTCCCTTCAGTCCAAGCCTCCGTAATCGAGAAACCGATGGTGACTTGAGAGGTTATAGTAAGTGAAATTAGCGGTATTATTGATGGCGGTTCGGCATTCATGCCAAAGCCCATTAGCATTTGGGCCGAAAAAGATTCTGTCTTCGACCTATCACTGCTAACACAACAGGTATGGTTACTGCCACAATGCACAACGTCCTGTAATTAGTTAGTATCAAGAGTGCAGATAGAGAATAAGGCTCTAAGAGGCAAGCTTACTGAGATCTGCTGGTACAAGTACCTCTGGTGAGGCCATCCTTGATATAAATGTTAGCTACGTCACGTCCAGTTAATTAAGCCATTATACTAACCAGCTCCGTCAGCGTTCAGAGGCGCTAGTGGTTctccttccttcttcttcttcttcttcttacaaCGACGACCTATTTTTGGCATTGGGTCGCTCTTCTTGTGATAGTCCGAGTCAAATTGCCCCCTCACCGGGGGGAAAGGGCCAAAGCAATTGGTGTCTACTGTCTTCATTTCGTAGATAATGTCTGTATAATCCCAATACAACATTGTGCAGTAAACTGAAATGCGGTTGTTGACAGAGTCAACATCTGTCTTGCATGAAGGGCCTCCTGCAAATATAGGATTAGGATGAATCGCGTAGGTATCGTTCCCAATTGTGAAGTTCCCGCTTGTAATGGGTATGATATAAGTGCTGTTCATGTCATAGTTCCCATATGCAGGTAAGGCACCGTCATTGTTGACTGTAACTTGGGAAAAGTCAATAGGCACTCTGGAGTTGATTCTCCTACCACATCTCCCCATAAGAACGCCCCCATTTCTGCGATATATAACGAGGGAAGACATGTTTTTTCCTTGGTCTAGAGTGAAAGAAAGACTGACTCTTGCCGCAGAGGCAATAGACAGAATTAAATAAAATGTAAAAAGGAACCACATCTTTGACTCCGAAGAAGGCGGGATTCTGCTCCTGTGAATGAGGTTAGTTTGCGAACAAGGCTTCACTATCCAGATGCTTGATAGTACTTACCGATTGGAACAGACCCTTCTGATGGTTCTTGGAGGAAATAAATGTCTTAGGACAATGGTTAGAGAAGGGCTATAAATGTAATAATAGATCTCGAACTCACCAAGGGAAGGATCGGCCATTTTATACAGGTTTCTTATCAGCATTTGTAGGAGAAACTTTAAGGGCGCTTTGTATTTACCCCTCAATCGTTTCTGGGTCGCAACCTTTACGTCGTTGTCAGCGGGCAACGTTAAAAAAAAAGCCGAGTTCAGTCACGATCTGTGGCATTACTGTTCTTGTTATCAATTCTCGGAAACTCTGATTTGGTCAAACTCCCATGTGACTCTCAATCGAGGTGCCTCTGTGTTGCATGTTCGCGTACTTTTGATGTTGGTCAATCTTTGCGTTGTGCTTGCTTGTCAAGAAAACCAAGTGCTCAGGATCATTTGGCAGCAAGGACTTTAACGTCTCGTTGGCACTATTGACGAGCATGTGTTTGCCTCTGTCTCGTCATTCATACAGTAGAACGCGTTTCCGACGACAAAGAAATTGGCAAACATGGGTTCAACTGTagattgatgttgatctaGGATTGCAGACCATttcacctcctccatcttgagtCGCCAATATGATTAAATATGAATGGTATTAACTTGCATTGCATGCGATGAGATGGTTTTCTGTTGAGGGCTTTTCCTGTTGAGTCGCGTTGACTGCGATACACTTTCCAACAAGGTctatctctctctcttgatTCCATTGCAACCCACAGCAAACGACAGgagtttgttgttgttgtttattgttggtgtttggtttCAAGCCACAGCCCAATCTGACATTTTCCCGAATCATCCCGAGCGGCTGAGTTGGTTCTCCGCAAATTGACTTTTGCAAAGCCAAAAGGTCAAGACCCCGTGTTCTGTTTGTGGCGGTTGGTGAGAAATGCCGATACGGACATCAGATAAGCTAAGCTTGACTCCTCCAGTGCCTCGATGTACTCGGCATCATTGTTGGCGCCGAGCAGTTGGCCTGATTGGGTTGCATAACACGTAACAAAACCGCCGGGCTTCCAGCATGGCTCGTCTTGGATGCTCTCGTGTTTAGGATTTATCATCCTGAAGCTTCTGTCCACTTTCTCGTCAGCGAGAAAAGCCCGAACAGGTGCCGAAGTGAGCTTGTATGTTGAGAGATATGTTGAATCATCAGTTGGTTCATGATGTAGGAGGCGGGGCATGCACAAAGTGACTGGTATGCCATACACCCAACAGAGGTTGATCAAAGTTTGCATAGAAGCGGAGAAAAAGCTGATGACAATGGAATGTTGTTTTTGGCGCGGATTGGCCTTTTTGACTTCGGAAAAATGGAACAGCTGCCGTATTTGCTCCGTGAGAGTCTCGCAATCATGAGGTTTTGTATTGAAACTTTCGGCCGAATACCGCTCGGTAGTATTTGCCCCGaaagcttgtcgatgagatTCAACGACACCTCGGTAAAGACAGCACGCAGCAGAAACTCGGCATTATGATACTCCCCCATTCCAGCGGCTCGTTGTTCCTCGCTCGTGGTGACAAGATCGTCTCCAAACGCTGGTAATAATGTTCAAACAACACTCCATACAACACTCCATTGTGCTGAGTACGGTGGAGGATGCAAGGGGATGCGCTGACACAATGCAAATTGTTCAGTCAGGGCCCATGAAGTCGGTGATCGATTCCAAGGCGCTATTGTAACGTGTTGCGTTCTCGATTGAAAACATGCGTTCAACACTTGTAAGTTTTCTTCAGTATAGTTGTTGTGATATTCGATAATGAGTGTCTCGAACTCTACGGAGATTAGAGTCTCTCAGATAGTCGATCACAAGACGCAAAGGATCAATGTGAGGAGTACAGTCCCATGGCAGCGTTCACTACCGACTCTTGCATCTAAGGAGGTCCAACCGTCCTTGATAGCACCATCGATGATCCATTCACCCGCAACGAGAAGATTGATAGCGCGTTCGTTCAAGGCCGTGTCTTCTCAAAGCTTCCCAGGCGTCAAAATCGCGGAAGCGGGGATGCTCGGTCACTTTGCGCGAGCGGCTCATTGAGGGCGACGGACTGGCCTTTGGCAGGGAGCTGGATGGTATTCTTTCGTGTAGGTGGCGCGTTTGTAACTGGCTGTTATGAACCCGATTTACGTACGACCTTGCAATGCCGGAGCTACTCTAAGTCGCTACAGAGAGATGGCCGTAACGGGCAGAGAACATTCTGCGTAGACTTGAATAGATTCATTGAAGACGGGTCTTTCGTGAATCGCATTCATCCATGTGCGCTTGAGAGTGATGTGTTGTTCAAAAGGAACAGCATGCTGTGGATTGTGTGATACTGATTGGAGGCTGGTTTTTTGAACCAGGGTCTACGTTTCATCTCACATGATATCGAGCCTCGGTCACTTGCAACTGGTCTTtattctccatcatgaaCATGCTGATAGGAAAATCGCAGCCAATAAGATAAGATTGACGGTGGTGGTTCCTGGTAGTCCTTGCTCGCATTGTGTTactgttgatgaaggatgtCGCTTACAGTCAGCTCCGTCACTGATTCGCTTTCAATGTGGAGGGTACTCATTGCATAACAAGTGAGAGTGAGAACCACGCTACAATGTGATACAAGACAAGTACACTCGCTTGGGATCCGGCCAATAGGACAGTTTGCGGCGATTGGTGCCGTCAAATCTCCTTTTCAGCGCCCGATTGGCGGGGACCTCTGTAAATTCCGACCTGGCTCTAGACAATTCAATAGTTTTCAGCGCCAAAGCACCTAACATCAATAGTTTCTTCAAAACCCCTGACTAAATACGGCACAACGGCTGTCCGGTCAGCGCTAAAAAAGTGTTTTTAAAATGAAGTACgatgtacggagtagattGCCATATTTATCTCTTGAGTCCCAAGCTTGCGATATTGGTGGCTTCTGCTTTGACATTCTGCATCCATAGACTATTGCAGCCATGATTGCCAAGAGTCTTGTTTTCGCTGTGCTAACGGCTTATtatgctgctgctggacCTTGTAAGCCTGATGGGGTTTCGTCCAGGACGCTCTCCGCCAGTGAATTAACCAGCGAGCCTACTACTTCTGATCAAGTCACGGCTACTACAGAGGCAGCTACCACTACAACGAGCGCATCCGTACACGCTGGCGAGGCTATCATCTTCCAGGTCAACCCTCAACGTCGTCTATCGAAGCGAGATACAACGTTCGTGGGCAGTAACAACCCGACCGAATGCACCTTTGCTTCGGTCTTTCGCCTCGACGAGGGAAAGCTTTTGGAGGATGGAGTGCCTATTTACTACGACGGCAATAGCTTTCAAGAACTTGCTGCTCAGGGCAAACCACCAGCTGATTCAGTGACGACGACATTCTCAATCGCCAGTGGTCGTCTTTCATGGACCGATTCGTCGTTCGGCGAGGCTGGGTTCTGTCAGACCGCGTCTGATGGACAGGTGTACATCACCTTTGGGTCAGAACCTATTGGCTGTGAAACTGTGACTCTCATGGCGTACAAGGGTATGCAGGACATGTAGCTTCTTCGTTTTATCTTGCTAACATGGTGATGCAGAGGAACAATGTCAGAATGGACAGATCGTCGGAGCCGAAACATCCAGTGCTGAGACAACAACCGCAGCAGAGACGACTGTCTCGTCCGATGCTGTTCAACCGACCACTTCTTCCGATGCCTGTTTTGTCGGCATTGATGATTTGAACGGCGAGCCTCCACGAGAGAGCCGTCTGGCTGACTGTTCGAGATTGAACACAGTCACTGTCAGCCCATACCCCGAGTAAGACTTCTTTCCTGCTTTTTCCAATCGTAGACTGACATTTGCAGGACTTCAACCGTATTCAAGCGCGAAGTTGCGTTCCGCATTCCGACAGCCTTCCCGACCTGGCGGCCTGCGATGAATACCCTTGCAGCCCGCGCAGAGGGAGAGCCTACAGCCACTACCATCCAGCCAACCGAGGTTCCTGTCTATGCTACCTACTGCGACTCACCCGAGGAATACTACGCGGCTTGCTCGGAGGCTGGGATCACTGCGTTCACGACTACTCTTCCTACGACGACTACTTCCACGTCGACCACTGTTAGCGATTGTCCAGCAAAGCGACTTGTGAGGAGAGCTGGTGAGCATATGGGGTATGAGTTTGAGGATAACTGGGATGCCCATATCATGCCAGGATATAAGCTGTTTTAGACCGTCCCTTTTATAATTTAGATGGCAATGCAACTTGCATATTTCTTGTTTGTGTACTACCAATGATCACTGCGAAGACGCCGAATAGAGTCACCTGTCAACAATTCGTGATCGCTGAGCGTAGCTTTTACATTTGGCTGGACCCCTGGCTTTCGTGACTGGTAAGGCTGAGCCCGTTTGGCGGTGGCGAAGCAACTAGCTCAGGCGCATTTTCAAGAATGCCAGGATGCCAGGGGATGATGACAGTGAAGCTCCAGTGTCACTTGCTGGCGAGGGCCATTAGCGCCTCGACTAAGATTCAGCTCAGTGACACGAACACCAGATCTGGTAACATTATTCATGCGTCACCCTTTGCTGATGACATCGGCATTTGACCCAAATTGAGGGCCTGGGTTACTTATCCTGAGtcatttcccttcttctgtCGCCAGCGACGCTTGGTCAATTATTCTTGACTCCTTCTGGCGATGCTTGCGCGATCAATACATCAAGCTGCAAGACGATTCATAATTGCCAAGCGAGCGAGACCTCAATTCGCAATTCTCATTCCACCAAAGACTGACTGTTCATGTGCACGTCGGCATTTCATCACCATGAACCGCGAACAATTGACCGCCCTGGGCGAAAAGGCTTTTGCTGAAAAGGTGCCGACAATGCTCTGGTCAGACCGAGAGACGCTTTTCGAGGATGGAAGTGAGGATATCGACATTATCAGGTCCCGCGCATCAGAGCCTGCGACCGTCGAAGCCGTCTCGACTGTTCTCGCTTCTGCtatcgaggatgaagattACGATACATTAAGGGTGCATCAGAAAGCATTGTACTCCGTCCTTTTCAAGCTCCCCCTCGAAAAGCTCCAGCCTTATCGACCAGCTTTGGCTGCACTCGCCGCATTTGACATCTCAGGCTTTGCGCATCGGTCCTCCCATCACGCCCAGACGTCTATTCTCATTCAAAACgccgatcttcttgagcgcTTCGCCGCAGATCCCAAAGCAGTTTGGGTCAGCAAGGACAAATTCGACATGGTCAGCGATCGCGCGCTTACAGAGCGTGTACACACTGCTGAAGAGATGAGGCCGTACATGCCTGAGCTGTTTGACTGGCTTGCTGACGCGAACAACCCGCCTTTCACGCCATGTCGAGACCAGCTTGCTCGATTTCctgagactgctgctgttgttgcagCGGAATTTCTGGCCAAGGcaaatgaagagaaggatacgGAATATCAACACTTCCTGATTGACTTTGTATATGACTGTGTGCCTGTTGGAAAGAGCTGGATGCCGATGCGAGAACACGTTCAAGCGCTGGTGAAGGAGTTGGCGGGGAGTTcggatgaagatgatgaggagctgGTAGGCGAAGCCAACGAATGGTTGACTAGATTGGAGCAATGGGAGGCTTTGGGTAAAGAACAGGACTAGTTCTCGTGTTGAGTTGCACTGTAAATTGATTATTTCAATAAAGTATCCTACACCTACTGAGAGACGTAATGGAGAAAAGCTTCCTAACTCTTGATGATATTATTCATGCCTTCGTGAAAGATATCCAAGACACTAACGATCCAGCACTAGTAATAGTTTATAATGCAAAGAAGGTTTCTTCCATTTATACTGATATATTTATACCATATGTGTCTGCAATCCAGTATCCGAAATCTCATTTTCAACCTCCATCTCGGATAGAGACTACCCTGGATCCGAAGAGAATTTCGGAAATGTCAAACTGCATGATCAACCAACATCCGAAATTGAAGACCCGCACCTGCATACGAGGCTTTGATTGACCAACCCCCAGATTATTCTCCTTCCGACAACCTTGCTCCTTTCCCCCGGATGGAGATCGGGACTGACAGCTTCACTTGACGACTGCTCCACTGTTGAAAACGGATAAGCTTATCAGCAAGTGGCTAGCGATGATTCTCAATGCTATTCGCTGTTCACAGCTCATCCCCATCTTTACCCCGCAAACTAGAGTCGAGTAGGGCTAAGGTCTTGACGGAAATCTGCCATCAATTCGGGATGGTGAAACCAGTACAAGCCTCGACCTATCGAGGCCGACAAAGCGTTACATAATGTGGCTTCTAAACATATGGCCTGACCATTCACTTGAGGGCCATTCGTAACTATTCCGACCCCATCTGTCAAGGCACATAAGCACCCGTCTTCCGATTCGGATCTTACCAACTTGTCGGTTCGCCCTTGCATCACTTGGCCCTCTTCAAATCATCAATGAGTATAAGATCCTGCGAGTGCATCTTGGCAGATTGACGATATCACTACCGCACTATCAGACACTCCGCTCCTTCCGAGAAATCACGAAACCTGCACGAAAATGGCTGTTGGTGCAAAGACGGACCATGTCGATGTTCTCATCGTTGGAGCCGGACCTGCCGGTCTCATGATGGCAACATGGCTCGCCAAATGCGGCATCAAAACTcgcatcgtcgacaagagAGGAACAAAGGTGAGCTCACTCTTCTCTTGACTCTTCTTGTACGCTCAACTGACACGTCTGTAGGTCTTCAATGGTCAAGCTGACGGTCTTCAATGCCGAACACTTGAGATCTTCGACTCCTTCGGCTTTGCGCACCGAGCTTGGATTGAATCTAATCATATGCTCGAAATCTCCCTTTGGAACcctgatgagaagggtgttctgcgtcgaagctcaaggattGCCGACACCATTCCTGGCATCAGTCGCTTCCAACAGGTTGTTCTTCATCAGGGTCGCATTGAGAGATTCTTCCTGGATGCTATCAACGACTTCAGTCAGGGAAAGGTTTCAGTTGAGCGGGGTGTCATGCCAACAAGCCTGGAGATTGATcccaaggttgttgaagacccAGATGCTTACCCCATCACTGTCAACCTTCGACAtctgagtgaggaggaggctcagCCAAAGcagacatcaacatctgccaATGGGACTTCTGTCCAGGACGGTCTGTTCCGCAGCAACCTTTCGCCGGATGACACAGCCGATATGCTCAAAGCAGCCGAATTGAATGACAAAGCCAACACTGTTGAAGTAGTAAAGGCGAAGTACATGCTTGGTGCCGACGGCGCTCACTCATGGGTCCGAAAGGAGCTcggcttcaagcttgaggGTGAATCAACAGATTACATCTGGGGTGTTCTTGATATCGTGCCCATCACTGATTTCCCCGATATCCGACAACGCTGTGCGATTCACTCAGCGAATTCGGGTAGTGTCATGGTCATTCCGAGAGAGAACAAGTTGGTCAGACTCTACATCCAGCTTACGACAACGGCGAAGATTGGGGAGCAGGATTCAAGAGCTGATCGGTCATGGATCACACCTGATGTCATCCTTGAGTCTGCTCAGAAGATTCTTGCTCCTTATAAATTGACGTATCGCAAGTTGGATTGGTGGACAGCTTATCAGATCGGACAGCGCGTCGGGTCCAACTTCTCGGCTTACGACCGCGTTTTCCTCGCTGGCGATGCAGTCCACACTCACAGGTATGCTCCCCCCCATCTCAAAAGTGATGCAAATACCTGACAACTTCCAATAGCCCCAAGGCTGGTCAGGGTATGAATGTCAGCATGCAAGATTGTGAGTCTCACCTCAAAACAATTTTCTTGACCGAGCTAACAATCTCAGCTTTCAATCTCGGTTGGAAAGTCGCCAACGTTGTCAAGGGCCTTGCTAGCCGGTCGATACTCAAGACATACGAGACTGAGAGAAAGGGCATTGCCAAAGCTCTTATCGACTTCGATCACAAGTTCTCTCGTCTCTTTTCTGGCCGTCCGGCGAAGGATATCATGGACGAAGAGGGTATCAGTATGGATGAGTTCCGTGAAGCGTTTGAGAAGGGCAATTTGTTCGCCAGTGGAATTGGTAAGTTCATTCAATAGACTTCACGCTCATAGCTAATGGACTGCAGCTGTGGACTATGGTCAAAGCAACATTGTCGCCAAACCTACTTCTGATGATTCTGGCCTGAAGGACATCGCTGCCAAGAGGCAGGGTTTGGCCCCTGAAATCAAGCTCGGCATGCGCATGCCCAGCGTCAAAGTTTTGAACCAATCCGACGCTAGACCCTGGCATCTGCAAGAGCTTCTCCGAAGCAATGGATCATGGAGACTTCTAATCTTCCCCGGAGATATCGATCTCGACCGCCAGAACAAACGAATGAAGTCACTGTGCGACAAGCTGTCAGCTGACTCCTCATTCCTCAAGCGCTTCACACCGGCCTCAGCTCGATACGATTCCGTCATTGAAGTGATCACGGTGCACGCCTCGAAACGTCAGGACCACGAGATCTTTGACTTCCCAGAGGTTCTCCGACCATATCACGAGGTTGATGGTTGGGATTACAACAAGATCTTTGTGGATGATGAGTCTTATCATGAGGGACATGGAAAGCTGTACGAGACATTTGGTATTAAGCCTGACCAGGGCTGTGCGGTTATCTTGCGGCCTGATCAGTATGTGTCTTATGTgggagagcttgatgatTATGATTcacttgatggcttcttttCAGAGTTATGATAAAGCAGGAGACTCTATGAAGTCCGTTTCATTGATAAGATATTGATACTACCAGTGAAGGACTACTGCAACGTCCCCGTAAGAAGTGCGTGtcctcaaacatctcaaGTATACCAGTCTCGGCATTCCAAAAGCCAATGTGGCCAAGCCAGGAACCTACCTAATCAACTCACAAGGATGGCAGCCCCATCAAAACCGATTCTACGACTGAATGACTTGCTTCCGCAGCCCACGAGGCGCGCAAGGTCAATGAGTGAACAAAAACCCCAACCTACCTAAAGATCTCTATTCTCTAACCCCAAGACCATCTACGGCTGTTCAACCCAAGGCGCCGAAATCAATGAGTCTCCCAAACTTATCCATCCAATGGTTTTGGCCGACTGGGTCATTGATGACTCGAAACATCAGGACTGCGAATCTCTCGTTGTCGATACCCTTCACGGTTTCCAGCACCTCGAAGTTGGGCCGCATCTCATTGAAGAGAACGGTCGGCTTTCTGTGGATTGGCTCAAAGTCAGGGCACTGGGTTGATCCAAGACTGAGGCACTCCTCGAATGTGTTGATCTCAGCACAAAGGACTTCCAAGATCACAGTTCCTGTGGCAGGGTCGCTTCCCTCTTTCCAATGATTGCAACCATCTCCGGCGGGGCATTGTCCAGCATTCTCATGCTGTAGGTAAGAGAATACGTAGCGGGGAAAAGCCCACTCAGTACCGTGTCTGGCCCAGAGAAGGAACCCCTTTAACCAGGCCCACTCTGGAGGTTTATCGTAAAGCCATGCGTCTTCTTCAAATCTGGGACCAGGAGTCGAGAGGTAGGATCGCatatctcctcttccgtAGATCAGAGACAATTTTGAAAGTGCCGGGGTGCTTACGGCGTTGCTGTTGGTATGTATGTCATCGCAGAGTCCCTTGGACGCATCCTGGGCCCCATTTCGGTTGGATATCTGGAGTGAGAGAGATGATACCATACGTCGCAATTCGGCCACTCCTTCCTCGAGTGACTTAACACGAGACTGAGTGTCATCTgcgatggccatgttgaagGCTTGCTGTGTTTACTTGTGAGCTGTTGGTatcgtgatgatggtgtcggTCAAGATCTCTTGATGGTAAAGATCGAGATTTTGTTGCGCTCTGGGTTTGAAGAGCTGTCTCAAGTTGGGATATGGCTTACTGACCAGGTGCTGCCGGAGTATACTGTCACACGGCCGAGGAGGCCAGTGACAGTGGCAGACATTGCTTCGCAGTGGCACACTTCATTCGTTGTCGGAGCCTGGCAACTTAGCAAATAGAATATTTATTCTGGCACTATGATCGATCCTATTGGATATGCCCTGTTCAGTGGAAGTTACCCTTGTCATTGAATGATAGAGACAAAGGCACAAAAGTGACGAGAGCGGCGTGAATTCCTGTCAAGACTAAGGCATCGACCCTTCCACCGTGGCGGTCGTTGATGGTGAAAGACATCAGAGGGATCAATATACAGAAATTCAGTACCGGTGGAGCTCTGTTGAGCGGGTAGTGGTGGAGGTATCGATGAACATTGGACATATCGATGTTCGCAATCACGCTTCATGAGAACATGTAGTGCTAAACGGATGAACAAAGTCAAACAAAGCGGTTTGCGATTAaagctaggttctctctgccggaataagctcacagccacaagcctcaactgcaaataacacttctagcccacaacttagacatcgataccacgatgactgaccaatggctacagaCGATTAAAGCTACACTACTATGAGCACAAGATACTGCCGGATTTTAagcatcaactccaagttGACTACCGTAAATTACAGGACAGGTTACGGCTTGTGTCATTCACGGCCTGGTAGCACCGAATTATGAGCAAGAATTGTGGCGCGAGCACGAAGAGGTCCTTGCCTCGGACAAGCGGAAGAATGAGTCCGTTGATGATTTGGAGTACCTGCAGTACCTGGACGTTCTATACGGAGGCCCCCTCCAAAGCTATAGACAGCTGGCGTGCTAACAGGGTAATTGGAGTGTCACTTAAGATAGAGCCGATTTGTCTGTTTCATCCCAGGTAAGCAAACCAGGTAGATCAAGTGTCACTGTCGTGAGATGCTTCGTCGTGTTATTGGCAATAGTAATTAAGAAGATTTATTATGGTACGATGATTAGTTCCTGTGAATTATTGTTCCCATCACTGTTTGCGGCATCACTGTGTGCAGCATCACTATTTGCAGGCCGTAGCTCATAACAGCGGTGATCTGCTCCTTTGCTCTGCAGATAGAATGGACCTTCTGATCTACTCGGATCGGAAGCTGAAGGCTGTGTACCCTTATGTTGCCCAAGCTCTCTCAAGATCCCATAGAAGAAAGACGTGTTAGCCACAATGCAACTGCAGAGAATCTCTATAGTTGCCCACTAATTGAAGTCAGACTCCTTATTGGCATGGGTGAGCTCCAGCCTAAAACACTTACTGTGGACCGAGCCTTTTGAGACATGGCATCGCCGAGGATAAGCGGTACTCGCACAATTGTAATAGTAATGACTAAAATGCCGATACTGAACAAGATTCCGAGTTGGATCTTACTGGCGATTGTCAGCGTAATGTCCATCCAG
Coding sequences within:
- a CDS encoding phenol 2-monooxygenase → MAVGAKTDHVDVLIVGAGPAGLMMATWLAKCGIKTRIVDKRGTKVFNGQADGLQCRTLEIFDSFGFAHRAWIESNHMLEISLWNPDEKGVLRRSSRIADTIPGISRFQQVVLHQGRIERFFLDAINDFSQGKVSVERGVMPTSLEIDPKVVEDPDAYPITVNLRHLSEEEAQPKQTSTSANGTSVQDGLFRSNLSPDDTADMLKAAELNDKANTVEVVKAKYMLGADGAHSWVRKELGFKLEGESTDYIWGVLDIVPITDFPDIRQRCAIHSANSGSVMVIPRENKLVRLYIQLTTTAKIGEQDSRADRSWITPDVILESAQKILAPYKLTYRKLDWWTAYQIGQRVGSNFSAYDRVFLAGDAVHTHSPKAGQGMNVSMQDSFNLGWKVANVVKGLASRSILKTYETERKGIAKALIDFDHKFSRLFSGRPAKDIMDEEGISMDEFREAFEKGNLFASGIAVDYGQSNIVAKPTSDDSGLKDIAAKRQGLAPEIKLGMRMPSVKVLNQSDARPWHLQELLRSNGSWRLLIFPGDIDLDRQNKRMKSLCDKLSADSSFLKRFTPASARYDSVIEVITVHASKRQDHEIFDFPEVLRPYHEVDGWDYNKIFVDDESYHEGHGKLYETFGIKPDQGCAVILRPDQYVSYVGELDDYDSLDGFFSEL